In the Candidatus Poribacteria bacterium genome, one interval contains:
- the mltG gene encoding endolytic transglycosylase MltG yields MSKRYLLVAKIGAMNFAVAALIVISVLMCRFLSEFAPLDPNETKRIEIEIPHGMSAAQIGDLLQREGIIRSRTAFLWSARLRGVAAKLKSGRYLLSPSMSLSQILRILALGKVKMVKFSVPEGLTVEQIADLWQSKGFGTAEEFIRAAHDRTLLTSYGINAQSAEGYLFPETYVISEGTSAKEMVSSMIELFRRRVTPDLIKEGRRRGFNLHQIITLASIIEKEARLDDERPIISAVFHRRLKLGWKLEADPTVRYALGLPSRPLTSDDLKVDSPYNTYLHPGLPPGPICNPGIKSIEAAVNPADVDYLYFVARGDGSHIFSRTYSEHIRAIAQIKKDRRI; encoded by the coding sequence ATGTCTAAAAGATACCTACTCGTTGCTAAGATAGGGGCGATGAACTTCGCCGTGGCGGCCTTGATCGTCATATCGGTTCTCATGTGCCGATTTCTTTCGGAATTCGCCCCTCTCGATCCCAATGAGACCAAGCGAATAGAGATCGAGATCCCTCACGGTATGAGCGCTGCCCAGATAGGAGATCTCCTCCAGCGTGAGGGCATTATCAGAAGCCGAACTGCCTTTCTCTGGAGCGCACGGCTTAGGGGCGTGGCTGCTAAGTTGAAATCCGGTAGATATCTCCTTTCACCATCGATGTCACTCTCCCAGATATTGCGGATACTCGCTCTCGGGAAGGTGAAGATGGTGAAATTCTCCGTGCCGGAGGGGCTGACTGTTGAACAGATCGCCGACCTATGGCAGTCGAAGGGATTCGGCACGGCTGAAGAGTTCATCAGAGCCGCTCATGACAGGACGTTACTTACATCCTACGGGATAAACGCCCAAAGCGCCGAAGGATACCTCTTCCCGGAGACATACGTGATCTCGGAGGGCACATCGGCTAAGGAGATGGTCTCCTCTATGATAGAGCTTTTCAGAAGAAGAGTTACCCCGGATCTGATCAAAGAGGGGAGGAGAAGGGGATTCAACCTCCATCAGATCATCACCCTTGCCTCGATCATCGAAAAGGAGGCCCGGCTCGACGATGAGAGACCCATCATATCCGCTGTCTTTCACAGAAGGCTGAAACTGGGCTGGAAATTAGAGGCCGATCCGACGGTGAGATATGCCCTTGGGCTTCCCTCAAGACCTCTCACCTCGGATGATCTGAAGGTTGATTCCCCTTATAACACCTATCTTCACCCAGGCCTGCCGCCAGGGCCTATCTGTAATCCGGGGATTAAGTCCATCGAGGCGGCTGTGAACCCGGCCGATGTGGATTACCTCTATTTCGTTGCCAGGGGCGATGGAAGCCATATCTTCTCCAGAACCTATAGCGAACACATCAGGGCCATCGCTCAAATCAAAAAGGATCGGAGGATCTGA
- the ruvX gene encoding Holliday junction resolvase RuvX, whose protein sequence is MVMMGLDVGDVRIGVAFTDRLLFAAHPHGVIERGEDSAAINEISRLAREKGVSRIVVGMPYTLRGEIGVQGDKVKRFVELLRREVDVPVIEWDERMTTAAADRLLRELEMPGRKRRKLLDQLSAALILQSYLDMLKNRGELDV, encoded by the coding sequence ATGGTGATGATGGGGTTGGATGTCGGAGATGTCAGAATAGGCGTGGCGTTCACCGATAGGTTGCTCTTCGCCGCCCATCCCCACGGTGTGATAGAGCGTGGGGAGGATTCGGCGGCGATCAACGAGATATCCCGGCTCGCTCGTGAAAAGGGTGTGAGTAGAATCGTCGTCGGCATGCCCTATACGCTCAGGGGGGAGATCGGCGTTCAGGGAGATAAGGTCAAGAGGTTCGTCGAGCTCCTCAGACGGGAGGTTGATGTGCCGGTGATTGAATGGGATGAGAGGATGACCACCGCGGCCGCCGATAGATTGCTGAGGGAGCTGGAGATGCCGGGAAGGAAAAGGAGAAAACTGCTGGATCAGCTTTCAGCGGCCTTGATATTACAATCATACCTCGATATGCTTAAAAACAGAGGCGAGCTCGATGTCTAA
- a CDS encoding PEGA domain-containing protein codes for MKHKTVLTVLILSLSLLLMGASRDKRFDKLLQEGRLLFEEGDFEGAIDKLRSAIILGGPKKRMATAYMLVGISYLAMGGRREAESCFEFAIKLNPELQMPKGYPPKAVALFRKVQERLLGRLLLKTDPPEAEVYLDGKRIGRTDRRGEIEIYPVLIGRHRLELRKIHYHDHIGEIVVKSGTNTVKLSLRKIKIRLNLRSDPIGAEVLLNGRKVGETPINLEVEEDARPALTVRYPTYREFSGDVRIEGNRVFLGDTAYPVRRFSASILIRLEKLPPGVLLVRSDPEGAEVHLDGRFVGITPLKLEKVEVGKHEISIFKDGFDRLYDEVKIESGRIAVYRGVLGGNIEVKSVPEDAEVILNGRRIGHTPLRSPQLPPGSYTVLIRKPGFRDIWSRVTVSTGRTAEIVGRLRPYIGALWISSDPKGASIFVDGKFSGRTPKLIYGLEVGEHDIRLKMGTASWSGKVRIRRNRIAYLAPHVR; via the coding sequence ATGAAACATAAGACGGTTCTGACGGTTTTGATCCTCTCACTCTCCCTTCTCTTAATGGGAGCCAGTAGGGATAAGCGGTTCGATAAGCTGCTCCAGGAGGGCAGGTTGCTCTTCGAGGAGGGGGATTTCGAGGGGGCGATAGACAAGCTCAGATCGGCCATCATCCTCGGCGGACCGAAGAAGAGAATGGCCACGGCCTATATGCTCGTGGGCATCTCCTACCTGGCCATGGGAGGTCGGAGGGAGGCAGAGTCCTGTTTCGAGTTCGCCATCAAGCTCAATCCCGAACTCCAGATGCCGAAGGGATATCCTCCCAAGGCGGTAGCGCTCTTCAGGAAGGTTCAGGAGAGGCTCCTCGGCAGATTGCTCCTGAAGACGGATCCGCCCGAGGCGGAGGTATACCTCGACGGCAAAAGGATCGGGCGAACCGATCGGAGAGGCGAAATTGAGATCTATCCCGTTCTGATCGGCAGACATCGTCTCGAGCTGAGAAAAATCCACTATCATGATCATATCGGGGAGATCGTCGTCAAAAGCGGAACGAATACCGTGAAGCTCAGTCTGAGAAAGATCAAAATTCGGCTGAATCTACGCAGTGATCCCATCGGTGCCGAGGTTCTTCTTAACGGAAGAAAGGTGGGCGAAACGCCCATCAACCTGGAGGTGGAGGAGGACGCCCGTCCGGCTCTGACGGTGAGATATCCGACATACAGGGAGTTTTCAGGCGATGTGAGGATAGAGGGGAACAGGGTGTTTCTGGGCGATACGGCCTATCCGGTGAGGCGTTTTTCAGCCTCGATCCTCATCAGGCTTGAAAAGCTCCCGCCCGGCGTCCTCCTCGTCAGATCCGATCCGGAGGGAGCGGAGGTCCATCTGGACGGCAGGTTTGTGGGGATCACGCCGTTGAAACTGGAGAAGGTGGAGGTAGGTAAACACGAGATATCTATTTTCAAGGATGGATTCGATCGGCTGTACGATGAGGTGAAGATCGAAAGCGGCAGGATCGCCGTCTATCGCGGCGTGCTGGGGGGAAACATCGAGGTTAAATCGGTGCCGGAGGATGCCGAGGTGATCCTGAACGGCCGGAGAATCGGCCACACCCCATTGAGAAGCCCTCAGCTTCCTCCCGGATCGTATACGGTTCTGATCCGCAAGCCGGGGTTTAGGGATATCTGGAGCAGGGTCACGGTGTCAACCGGCAGGACGGCGGAGATCGTCGGACGTCTGAGGCCATATATCGGAGCGCTGTGGATCTCTTCGGATCCGAAAGGAGCATCTATATTCGTCGATGGGAAATTCTCCGGCAGAACGCCGAAGCTGATCTACGGCTTAGAGGTGGGAGAACACGATATCAGGTTGAAGATGGGAACCGCCTCATGGTCAGGTAAGGTGAGGATCAGACGTAACCGGATCGCGTATCTCGCTCCCCATGTGCGTTGA
- a CDS encoding tyrosine protein phosphatase encodes MLLSNLIDIHSHILPGVDDGAKEIEDSLRMIESAYRNGVSVIIATPHKLPGTYDAPVKELRKKLKEIRDLIEERGIDVQILLGRECYLSPDLLDYMEGNRKEEISINNTGYILVEFPFQGIPRYADDLLSKLQFNGLIPIIAHPERCVEVTRDPNLLEEHIEKGRLFQINVGSLLGRYGRRTKETAEVLVTHRFAHFVASDMHSPRSAMLSSVVERLENLVGERECQRLLRDNPLAVIGNMPIVPPSPIRYKVKRGLSKIFSFFR; translated from the coding sequence ATGCTCTTATCCAATCTGATCGATATCCATTCCCATATATTACCCGGTGTGGATGATGGAGCTAAGGAGATAGAGGATTCGCTTCGGATGATTGAATCGGCATATAGGAACGGTGTAAGCGTTATAATCGCCACCCCGCATAAGCTTCCTGGAACCTATGATGCCCCCGTAAAGGAGCTGAGGAAAAAACTGAAGGAGATAAGGGATCTGATAGAGGAAAGGGGGATAGACGTTCAGATCCTCCTGGGCAGGGAATGTTACCTCAGTCCTGACTTGCTTGACTACATGGAGGGGAACAGAAAAGAGGAGATTTCCATAAACAACACCGGTTATATACTGGTGGAGTTTCCCTTCCAGGGCATCCCACGTTACGCTGATGATCTCCTATCCAAGCTTCAGTTCAACGGGTTGATTCCGATAATAGCGCATCCGGAGCGTTGTGTTGAGGTTACGCGCGATCCAAATCTGCTTGAAGAACATATCGAAAAAGGCAGGCTTTTTCAGATCAACGTCGGGAGCCTGTTGGGACGATACGGGCGGAGGACAAAGGAGACCGCCGAGGTACTTGTAACCCATAGGTTCGCCCACTTCGTGGCCAGCGATATGCATTCGCCGAGGTCCGCAATGCTGAGTTCAGTCGTTGAAAGACTCGAGAATCTTGTCGGGGAGAGGGAATGTCAGAGGCTCCTTCGCGATAATCCCCTCGCTGTTATCGGAAATATGCCCATAGTTCCGCCATCTCCCATAAGATATAAGGTCAAGAGGGGTCTATCTAAGATATTTTCCTTTTTCAGGTGA
- the lpxC gene encoding UDP-3-O-[3-hydroxymyristoyl] N-acetylglucosamine deacetylase translates to MERQRTIKSQVTVSGVGLMLGKPVNLTLKPAGPDEGIIFRRTDLAGKPSLKATFENFSDEIPHCTSLKNEDVRVVGVEHLLSALAGLGVDNVIVEMDAEEPPAGDGSAEIFVKAIRGAGLVELDSERRYINLGEEICISENGRQLIAVPSDTFKITFVFDHPKLPSQVVTFEITPDSYESEIGQARTFCFESEAQEIKSKGFGLGGSEENVILLSEDSCSPKGELRLPGEFARHKVLDLIGDLALLGARPKAHVIAIRSGHDFNIRLVERLVERRGWLDRPIEASEIYRVLPHRFPFMMVDRVLAIEPKRRIVAVKNITYNETFFQGHFPGTPVMPAVLQVEALAQAGGYLLMHGVQEGTIGYFAAVDQAKFRRPVIPGDQLILEVEVLRLRSRFGKLRGVAKVKGEVATEAEFTITIGGR, encoded by the coding sequence GTGGAAAGACAGAGGACGATTAAATCGCAGGTGACCGTCTCGGGTGTGGGGCTGATGCTCGGCAAACCCGTCAACCTCACCCTCAAGCCGGCCGGTCCTGACGAAGGTATAATCTTCCGGAGAACAGATCTGGCGGGAAAACCCTCTCTGAAAGCCACCTTTGAGAACTTCTCCGACGAGATACCGCATTGCACCAGCCTTAAGAACGAAGACGTGAGGGTCGTCGGGGTGGAACATCTCCTCTCCGCCCTCGCCGGACTCGGCGTGGATAACGTCATCGTCGAGATGGACGCCGAGGAACCGCCGGCAGGAGACGGCAGCGCCGAGATCTTCGTGAAGGCCATACGGGGAGCAGGTCTGGTTGAGCTGGATTCGGAGAGGAGATACATCAATCTGGGCGAGGAGATATGTATCTCCGAAAATGGTAGACAGTTGATCGCCGTTCCATCCGATACGTTTAAGATCACCTTCGTCTTCGATCATCCGAAGCTCCCATCCCAAGTGGTCACCTTCGAGATAACGCCCGATTCCTATGAATCGGAGATAGGCCAGGCGAGGACCTTCTGCTTTGAAAGCGAGGCTCAGGAGATAAAATCGAAGGGATTCGGTCTGGGAGGATCCGAGGAGAACGTGATCCTCCTCTCAGAGGATAGCTGTTCCCCTAAAGGGGAGCTCAGACTTCCCGGTGAATTCGCCAGACATAAGGTCCTGGATCTGATAGGCGATCTCGCGCTACTGGGAGCAAGACCCAAAGCTCATGTAATAGCGATTCGATCGGGACATGACTTCAACATCAGGTTGGTCGAGAGGCTGGTGGAAAGGAGAGGATGGCTCGATCGGCCGATCGAGGCAAGTGAGATCTACAGGGTGTTACCCCACAGGTTTCCCTTCATGATGGTCGATAGAGTTTTGGCGATCGAGCCGAAGAGGAGGATCGTCGCCGTCAAGAACATCACCTATAACGAGACCTTCTTCCAAGGGCATTTCCCGGGGACGCCCGTGATGCCGGCCGTCCTCCAGGTTGAGGCGCTGGCTCAGGCGGGCGGATATCTGTTGATGCACGGGGTTCAGGAAGGGACGATCGGGTATTTCGCCGCCGTCGATCAGGCGAAGTTCAGAAGACCCGTCATACCGGGCGATCAACTTATACTTGAGGTGGAGGTTCTCAGGCTTAGAAGTAGATTCGGTAAGCTCCGCGGCGTCGCTAAGGTGAAGGGAGAGGTGGCGACCGAGGCGGAGTTCACCATAACGATCGGTGGTCGATGA
- a CDS encoding RNA polymerase sigma factor, translated as MGKELLERIISGDQSAFKELVRKYRHTVFLSALSILHDPDEAEEIAQEVFLKVHLHLSGLRDQNAFERWLRSITCNLAINRLKRRVRRSCIPLDEVASEDLLSPPADEELLRREMVEEVMRAMDELPEGEREILREYLLEEKGYMELSEKYGLSYHAVVMRVKRAKEKVREKVLRRLSGMMMIFPWGKIGKMIGGVVMKATTKVAITGVAVIMLAGAGIWMSHRGEEKPVPESNEMTVERQASVRAPARVALRKPKPKKEKDVITFEEFNRLLDEYFAKEGKEEGNKQEVYPDVKPDVNEGKKQEEPGKETKETTSGTQRTPEQQRLYEILESITWVWDEMNELSHQRADIAKQLSELNKVMPRDPKTGMIDGDWYMKYYYPLEKKMGELDARDRELRKIYYGTLRRYFPEAITESGNQISVDFNKLRKYVGGPLPWDSK; from the coding sequence ATGGGGAAGGAGTTGCTGGAGAGAATCATATCGGGAGACCAATCCGCCTTCAAGGAACTGGTGAGGAAATACCGCCATACCGTCTTCCTCTCTGCCCTCTCCATCCTGCATGATCCCGACGAGGCCGAGGAGATCGCTCAGGAGGTCTTCCTGAAAGTTCACCTTCATCTGAGCGGATTGAGAGATCAAAATGCGTTCGAGAGATGGCTAAGGAGCATAACATGTAACTTGGCGATAAATCGGCTGAAGAGGAGGGTGAGAAGAAGCTGCATACCCCTTGACGAGGTGGCATCTGAGGATTTGCTCTCTCCACCGGCAGATGAGGAGCTACTGAGGAGGGAGATGGTGGAGGAGGTCATGAGGGCGATGGACGAGCTTCCAGAGGGAGAGAGGGAGATACTGAGGGAGTATCTTCTGGAAGAGAAGGGATATATGGAGCTAAGCGAGAAGTATGGTCTGTCATATCATGCTGTTGTGATGCGTGTGAAGAGGGCGAAGGAGAAGGTGAGGGAGAAGGTTCTGAGGAGGCTGAGCGGCATGATGATGATCTTCCCATGGGGGAAAATCGGGAAGATGATAGGAGGTGTTGTTATGAAGGCCACGACGAAGGTGGCGATAACGGGTGTAGCTGTGATAATGCTTGCAGGGGCGGGGATATGGATGAGTCACCGTGGGGAGGAAAAGCCTGTGCCTGAGTCCAACGAGATGACGGTTGAGAGGCAGGCGAGCGTGAGAGCACCAGCAAGGGTAGCTTTGAGGAAACCGAAGCCGAAAAAGGAGAAAGATGTGATCACCTTTGAGGAATTCAACAGGCTGCTTGATGAGTACTTCGCCAAGGAAGGAAAGGAAGAGGGGAATAAGCAGGAGGTTTATCCTGATGTTAAACCGGACGTGAATGAGGGAAAAAAGCAGGAAGAGCCAGGGAAAGAAACAAAGGAAACAACGTCTGGCACTCAACGCACGCCGGAACAACAAAGGCTTTATGAAATCCTTGAGAGCATCACATGGGTGTGGGATGAAATGAACGAGCTCTCTCATCAGAGAGCAGATATTGCTAAACAACTGTCTGAGCTAAATAAGGTGATGCCTAGAGATCCCAAAACAGGGATGATCGATGGGGATTGGTATATGAAATATTACTACCCGCTCGAAAAGAAAATGGGTGAGTTGGACGCAAGGGATAGAGAATTGAGAAAGATATACTATGGTACCCTGAGGAGATATTTCCCGGAGGCTATAACCGAAAGTGGAAACCAGATTAGTGTGGATTTCAACAAACTAAGGAAGTATGTGGGTGGCCCATTGCCATGGGACTCCAAATAG
- a CDS encoding STAS domain-containing protein yields the protein MLMDDLVINERRIDGITVVELEGDLDAFTVQEVRCRLNEMIEEGINRIVLNFSKLRYINSTSIGVLVGRLRRIRERGGDMVLAELNPRVNRIITLVGGRRLFRIFDTERRAIEELSNLTGKGEVSGKTEDD from the coding sequence ATGTTGATGGACGATCTCGTCATAAACGAGAGGAGGATCGACGGCATAACCGTCGTTGAACTGGAGGGCGATTTGGACGCCTTCACCGTTCAGGAGGTCAGATGTCGTTTGAACGAGATGATAGAGGAGGGAATTAACAGAATCGTTCTCAATTTCTCAAAGCTCAGATATATAAACAGCACCTCCATCGGCGTTCTGGTCGGAAGACTCCGCCGGATCAGGGAGCGCGGCGGGGATATGGTCCTGGCGGAGCTTAACCCCAGGGTAAACCGGATTATAACCTTGGTCGGCGGTAGAAGGCTTTTCAGGATATTCGATACCGAACGGAGGGCGATTGAGGAACTCTCGAACTTAACAGGGAAAGGAGAAGTGAGTGGAAAGACAGAGGACGATTAA
- a CDS encoding tetratricopeptide repeat protein gives MRHEISIIALLGLILVGCGAKNEFGTVLYAESRSQGDIALISVENLPKLKGGDRLEGIRRLKITHPVTGEHLCDVEEKPGEAEVVYVMGGIALVKGHKPLAEGDIMRLKRRSKSPSPPPVKPVGHVVEVNPQSQHVFVRLFDDVDPPSGDDLLSAAAPIELIRSRSGPVAFRMRKVCDLFQFKRMPDGTFRCLPTLRDAIPVEGDIVIRLSERNLREWFEGIGFDLPETAIQIRKFNLARRKMQMELFSEAVQLLEDVERSGADVGVSVGEVKYLIGTCYAELGDLKKAAFYLNLAANFLPDDPRPLLMLGWVYLEMNRLVEAAEVLEVAGNLMPDCAQIWTDIGDIYRMAGKEAEAARCYEKASMIER, from the coding sequence ATGCGGCATGAGATATCGATAATCGCCCTTCTGGGCCTTATACTGGTCGGATGCGGGGCCAAGAATGAGTTCGGTACGGTTCTCTATGCCGAGAGCAGATCTCAGGGCGATATAGCTCTGATCTCCGTCGAGAACCTGCCGAAGCTTAAGGGAGGAGATCGCCTCGAGGGGATAAGGCGTCTGAAGATCACACATCCCGTCACAGGCGAGCATCTGTGTGATGTGGAGGAGAAACCGGGCGAGGCGGAGGTGGTTTACGTGATGGGCGGGATCGCCCTGGTCAAGGGGCATAAACCGCTTGCCGAGGGGGATATCATGAGGTTGAAAAGGCGCTCTAAATCGCCCTCACCCCCTCCCGTCAAGCCGGTGGGGCATGTTGTGGAGGTGAACCCTCAAAGTCAGCATGTGTTCGTCCGGCTCTTCGACGACGTCGATCCACCCTCAGGTGACGATCTGCTCAGCGCGGCGGCACCGATCGAACTTATACGCTCCAGATCGGGTCCCGTGGCATTCAGGATGAGAAAGGTATGCGATCTGTTTCAGTTCAAGAGGATGCCGGATGGGACATTCAGGTGTCTTCCAACCCTCAGGGATGCCATCCCCGTCGAAGGGGATATCGTCATCAGGCTCAGTGAAAGGAATCTGAGGGAATGGTTCGAGGGGATCGGATTTGACCTGCCTGAGACGGCGATACAGATCAGGAAGTTCAACCTCGCTCGCAGGAAGATGCAGATGGAGCTCTTCAGCGAAGCGGTTCAACTGCTGGAGGATGTGGAACGATCGGGAGCGGATGTGGGTGTGAGCGTGGGCGAGGTGAAGTATCTCATCGGGACATGTTACGCCGAGCTGGGCGATCTGAAGAAGGCTGCCTTCTACCTCAACCTCGCCGCCAACTTCCTTCCCGACGATCCCAGGCCGCTCCTGATGCTGGGATGGGTTTACCTGGAGATGAATCGCCTCGTCGAAGCGGCTGAGGTCCTTGAGGTCGCCGGAAACCTGATGCCGGATTGCGCTCAGATCTGGACGGATATCGGGGATATCTACCGGATGGCCGGGAAGGAGGCCGAGGCCGCGAGGTGTTACGAAAAGGCGTCTATGATCGAGAGATAA
- the lpxA gene encoding acyl-ACP--UDP-N-acetylglucosamine O-acyltransferase, which yields MTKIHPTAIVHPKAELDDEVEIGPYSIVEEYVRIGRGTKVGPHVQICRWTKIGRDCRIFFGATIGTPSQDVKYRGWRSYAVIGDRNVIREYASISRATTEEGATLIGDDNLIMKHVGISHDCRIGNHVIMANLVTLGGHVTVEDYARIGGMSAVHQFVRIGKMAMAGACSKFTKDVPPFTVADGHPARVRGLNLIGFSTSAVHPMRLLSEETRRHLKKAFRILFRSGLNMREAVQRVRLEVECDPEVEHLLNFIESSRRGICV from the coding sequence ATGACCAAGATCCATCCGACGGCCATAGTTCATCCTAAGGCTGAGCTGGACGATGAGGTGGAGATCGGCCCCTATTCCATCGTCGAGGAGTATGTCCGGATCGGGCGGGGCACAAAGGTGGGACCGCACGTCCAGATATGTCGGTGGACAAAGATAGGGAGGGATTGTCGGATTTTCTTCGGCGCAACCATAGGAACTCCATCTCAGGACGTCAAGTATCGGGGCTGGCGCAGCTACGCCGTGATCGGCGATAGAAACGTCATCCGCGAATACGCCTCAATCTCACGGGCAACTACCGAGGAGGGAGCCACCCTGATAGGCGACGATAACCTGATCATGAAACACGTCGGCATCAGCCACGACTGCCGTATAGGAAACCACGTCATCATGGCCAATCTGGTCACGCTTGGCGGACATGTGACTGTGGAGGATTATGCCAGAATCGGCGGCATGAGCGCCGTGCATCAGTTCGTCAGAATAGGGAAGATGGCGATGGCGGGCGCATGCTCGAAATTCACCAAGGACGTCCCGCCTTTCACCGTCGCCGACGGCCATCCGGCCAGAGTTCGAGGGCTGAACCTGATAGGCTTTTCCACATCCGCCGTCCATCCGATGCGACTTCTGTCCGAGGAGACGAGAAGACATCTTAAAAAAGCTTTCAGGATACTGTTCAGATCGGGGCTTAACATGAGGGAGGCCGTCCAGAGGGTCAGACTTGAGGTGGAGTGTGACCCGGAGGTCGAACATCTGCTGAACTTTATAGAGAGCTCGAGGAGGGGGATCTGTGTCTGA
- a CDS encoding AarF/ABC1/UbiB kinase family protein, giving the protein MPIPNINRTIRNLQRLTHILNVFAKHGFGHFIDRIHLSRYSTRGRRWFGFRRYREPRGVRALSLAERLRMAFEELGATFIKLGQMLSMRSDLLPHEFILELRKLQVDVPPFPSSEVREVIKEELGRPVEEIFAYFEETPFAAASIAQVHRARLSNGKRVVVKVQRPGVDRLIETDLDILFTIARLLERHVAEVSFYEPVSLIEEFARSIRRELDFTSEASSTDLFHRYFENDPRVKIPKVFWDFTTKRVMVLEEIDGIRIDDLEELDRVGADRRKLAANLVDIFFNQIFVNGLFHADPHPGNLLVLEDDVIGMIDFGTVGRIAGDMLKDIKNWFIAILDKDVDLMAKIYLKMGIISEETDITQFKLEVADFLDRYLTRPVERIHLGEIINEIVTSSPRYRMRMPPVLTMLGKTIMLVEGIVRELDPEVDIMEIGRSYIARLMLGQFSPKEWAKGVYSTFSDISEMARTMPFQVNQILSKLNRGTLKVDFEPLGLDRLIYEMDRSSNRLTFGMIIAALIVGSSIMVWSDTGVKIFGYSAIGIVGYLIAGILGFGLLISILRSGRL; this is encoded by the coding sequence ATGCCGATCCCTAACATAAACAGGACCATCAGAAACCTTCAACGTTTGACCCACATATTGAACGTCTTCGCCAAACACGGCTTTGGGCATTTCATAGATCGAATTCATCTCAGCAGATACTCCACCAGAGGTCGAAGATGGTTCGGTTTCAGGAGATACAGGGAGCCGAGAGGGGTTCGGGCGCTTTCCCTCGCCGAAAGGCTCAGGATGGCATTCGAGGAATTGGGGGCGACTTTTATCAAGTTGGGCCAGATGCTCAGCATGCGATCCGATCTGTTGCCTCACGAGTTCATCCTCGAGCTGCGCAAGCTTCAGGTGGATGTTCCCCCTTTCCCCTCATCTGAGGTGCGCGAGGTGATAAAGGAGGAGCTGGGGCGTCCCGTCGAGGAGATATTCGCTTATTTCGAGGAGACCCCCTTCGCCGCTGCCTCAATCGCCCAGGTTCATCGCGCCCGTCTCTCCAACGGTAAGCGGGTTGTGGTTAAGGTGCAACGCCCGGGCGTAGATCGCCTGATAGAAACTGACCTGGACATCCTTTTCACCATCGCCCGCCTGCTGGAAAGACATGTCGCGGAGGTGAGCTTCTACGAACCCGTAAGCCTTATCGAGGAGTTCGCCAGGTCCATCAGAAGGGAATTGGACTTCACCTCCGAGGCCTCAAGCACCGATCTCTTCCACAGATACTTCGAGAACGATCCCAGAGTTAAGATCCCAAAGGTATTCTGGGATTTCACAACCAAAAGGGTCATGGTGTTGGAGGAGATCGACGGCATAAGGATCGACGACCTGGAGGAGCTCGATCGAGTGGGTGCTGACAGGAGAAAATTGGCGGCAAACCTCGTCGATATCTTCTTCAACCAGATATTCGTCAACGGACTCTTCCACGCCGATCCGCATCCGGGGAACCTCTTGGTTCTGGAGGACGACGTGATCGGCATGATCGATTTTGGAACGGTGGGCAGGATAGCAGGTGATATGTTAAAGGACATCAAGAACTGGTTCATAGCCATACTCGACAAGGACGTCGATCTGATGGCTAAGATCTACCTCAAAATGGGTATAATCAGCGAGGAAACGGACATAACCCAGTTCAAACTCGAGGTCGCCGATTTCCTCGACAGATACCTCACCAGACCCGTCGAAAGGATACATCTTGGGGAGATAATAAACGAGATCGTGACTTCATCGCCGAGATACAGAATGAGGATGCCGCCGGTCTTGACCATGCTCGGGAAGACGATTATGCTCGTGGAGGGTATCGTAAGGGAGCTCGACCCTGAGGTGGATATAATGGAGATCGGGCGCTCCTACATCGCCAGATTGATGCTCGGCCAGTTCAGTCCCAAGGAGTGGGCCAAGGGCGTTTACTCGACCTTCTCCGATATATCCGAGATGGCCAGAACGATGCCGTTCCAGGTCAACCAGATCCTCTCTAAGCTCAATAGAGGGACGCTGAAGGTGGACTTCGAGCCCCTTGGACTCGATCGGCTGATATACGAGATGGATAGGTCGAGCAACAGGTTGACGTTCGGCATGATCATCGCCGCCCTGATCGTCGGCTCATCTATCATGGTCTGGTCGGACACAGGAGTTAAGATCTTCGGATATTCCGCCATCGGTATTGTGGGATATCTGATTGCGGGAATATTGGGCTTCGGGTTGTTGATCTCGATCCTCAGATCGGGGAGGCTGTGA